One Peribacillus simplex NBRC 15720 = DSM 1321 genomic region harbors:
- a CDS encoding thiolase family protein: MGEDIVIVSAVRTPIGRYGGAFKEISSGHLASIAIKEAIKRANIAAEQVDEVIFGEVRQTTESSNVARVAALRSGIPDSAPAFTVNRLCASGMQAITSAAQQISSGQANIVVAGGTESMSRAPLYLRSARFGGDRTKLVDSNTEAGQQPQEIYGKSLGMGITAENVAQRYNISREEQDAFSVESQRRAAQAIEEGKFKDEIVPVQVSDRKSTVTVETDEYPRPETTMEKLASLKPAFRENGTVTAGNACGRNDGAAALVLMKASEAKRLQVQPIAKIVDWATAGVSPEVMGIGPVPAVGKLMERTGKKVEEIGLFELNEAFASQALAVIRDLSLDENKVNVNGGAIALGHPVGSTGARIVTTLIYEMIRRKERYGVATLCVGGGQGMAIMIETI; the protein is encoded by the coding sequence ATGGGAGAAGATATCGTGATTGTGAGTGCTGTACGAACACCAATTGGAAGGTACGGTGGAGCATTTAAAGAGATTAGTTCCGGTCATTTGGCGAGTATTGCCATTAAAGAAGCGATCAAGCGGGCGAATATTGCAGCTGAACAAGTCGATGAAGTAATTTTCGGTGAGGTTAGGCAAACAACCGAATCCTCGAATGTTGCGAGAGTGGCAGCACTGCGCTCAGGGATTCCAGATTCTGCACCGGCTTTTACAGTAAATCGGTTATGTGCATCTGGAATGCAAGCCATCACCTCAGCAGCACAGCAGATAAGCTCAGGTCAAGCAAATATAGTTGTTGCCGGCGGTACGGAAAGCATGAGCCGCGCACCGCTTTATTTAAGAAGTGCCCGTTTTGGGGGAGACAGGACTAAACTAGTGGATTCTAATACTGAAGCTGGACAGCAACCTCAAGAAATTTATGGGAAAAGTTTGGGGATGGGAATCACCGCAGAAAATGTCGCACAACGATACAACATTTCTAGGGAAGAACAAGATGCCTTTTCAGTGGAAAGTCAACGAAGAGCGGCGCAAGCGATAGAAGAAGGAAAGTTCAAGGATGAGATCGTTCCTGTCCAGGTCTCTGACAGGAAAAGTACGGTTACCGTTGAAACGGATGAATATCCACGCCCCGAAACCACAATGGAAAAGCTTGCAAGCTTAAAACCGGCATTCAGGGAAAACGGAACCGTCACTGCAGGGAATGCTTGTGGCCGTAATGACGGGGCTGCTGCATTGGTATTAATGAAAGCCAGTGAAGCGAAACGGTTACAAGTACAGCCAATCGCAAAGATTGTCGATTGGGCGACTGCCGGAGTTTCTCCTGAAGTGATGGGAATTGGTCCAGTACCAGCCGTCGGAAAACTTATGGAGCGCACCGGGAAAAAAGTAGAGGAAATTGGGCTTTTCGAATTAAATGAAGCGTTCGCTTCACAGGCATTGGCAGTAATCAGGGATTTATCGTTAGATGAAAACAAGGTTAATGTAAATGGGGGGGCCATTGCACTTGGGCACCCAGTCGGTTCGACTGGCGCCCGGATCGTGACAACGCTAATATATGAAATGATTCGCAGAAAAGAAAGATATGGAGTTGCTACACTATGTGTTGGCGGCGGACAAGGAATGGCTATCATGATTGAAACGATATAG
- a CDS encoding acyl-CoA dehydrogenase family protein, with amino-acid sequence MTITLTKEMQQMKEMIRNFVEREVEPYAIQIEEEDAIPEHLVEKAKDLGLFGISIPEQYGGIGLNAVGKATVLEQLGRTHNGFVSLISAHTGIGSTGLVKLASEHLKNKYLPEMAAGTKIGAFALSEPGAGSDATNLATSAEKKGDYWVMNGTKHFITNGPIADVYTVFALTDKDKGAKGGITAFLVERDFPGLIVGKKDKKMGLRGSYTSQVIFEDCIIPEENVIGEVGMGYISALKILGEGRVGLAARAVGSSGELIELSAKYAKERIQFGKPIADNQAIQWMLADMATETEAARALTMMAAQKIDEGKKVIKEASMAKLFASDVFNRVADKAVQIHGGMGYMAEYPVERFYRDARITKIYEGTNEIQRLIIARNVLEEC; translated from the coding sequence ATGACAATCACTTTAACCAAGGAAATGCAGCAAATGAAGGAAATGATCCGTAATTTTGTTGAAAGGGAAGTGGAGCCCTACGCCATACAAATTGAAGAAGAAGATGCCATCCCGGAGCATTTGGTGGAAAAAGCAAAAGACCTTGGCTTATTCGGGATAAGCATTCCTGAACAATACGGTGGAATTGGCTTAAATGCGGTGGGAAAGGCTACCGTATTAGAGCAGTTAGGAAGGACCCATAATGGTTTTGTTTCATTAATTAGCGCTCACACCGGAATTGGCAGTACAGGTCTGGTTAAGCTTGCATCCGAACATTTGAAAAATAAATACTTGCCTGAAATGGCAGCAGGCACGAAAATTGGCGCCTTTGCTTTATCTGAACCCGGAGCGGGATCGGATGCAACCAATTTGGCAACAAGTGCAGAAAAGAAGGGTGATTACTGGGTGATGAACGGGACGAAACATTTCATCACGAATGGGCCGATAGCTGATGTTTATACCGTATTCGCTTTAACGGATAAAGATAAAGGGGCAAAGGGAGGGATTACTGCTTTTTTGGTAGAAAGAGATTTTCCTGGTTTAATTGTCGGCAAAAAGGACAAAAAAATGGGGTTAAGAGGATCATATACCTCACAGGTCATTTTCGAGGATTGTATCATACCTGAAGAAAATGTTATCGGCGAAGTTGGAATGGGATATATCTCTGCCCTTAAAATTTTAGGTGAAGGGCGTGTAGGATTGGCTGCAAGAGCAGTGGGATCAAGTGGGGAATTAATTGAATTATCAGCTAAATATGCAAAAGAGCGCATTCAATTTGGTAAACCAATCGCGGACAACCAAGCGATTCAATGGATGCTTGCTGATATGGCAACCGAAACGGAAGCCGCAAGAGCATTGACGATGATGGCGGCACAAAAGATTGATGAAGGAAAAAAAGTGATCAAGGAAGCATCAATGGCAAAACTGTTCGCTTCAGACGTTTTTAATCGGGTGGCGGATAAAGCGGTTCAAATTCATGGCGGAATGGGATATATGGCTGAATATCCAGTTGAACGTTTTTATCGGGATGCCCGCATAACGAAGATCTATGAAGGAACGAATGAAATCCAACGTTTAATCATTGCAAGGAATGTCCTGGAAGAGTGTTAA
- a CDS encoding thiolase family protein produces MNRDAVIVSAVRTAIGKQGGALASVPAHVFGAEVMKEAIKRANVEPRMIDDVIMGNVLSGGGNIARLTALETGLSIHLPGLTVDRQCGSGINAVNLAAQAIRAGEGDVYIAGGVESMSRAPYLMDRSEKAYSAKPPQFRKSRLSPKEIGDPPMGITAENLAEKYEVSREEQDAFALQSQKNMARAVEEGRFNEQIAPIYIPVRKGDDIKFRLDEHPRPQITKEGLAKLSPAFLEGGSVTAGNSSGLNDAASALVIMSREKAAELGIKPLATIRAQAVAGVDPNYMGIGPVPAIRKVMEKSGLSVNEMDIIEINEAFAAQVIACNRELDMNPARVNVNGGAIAHGHPLGATGAILITKAVYELKRSAGRFALITACIGGGQGIATIIEREA; encoded by the coding sequence ATGAATAGAGATGCCGTCATAGTTTCTGCAGTTCGAACAGCAATTGGAAAACAGGGAGGAGCACTTGCATCGGTTCCTGCCCACGTTTTTGGGGCAGAAGTGATGAAAGAAGCCATAAAACGAGCGAATGTCGAACCTCGAATGATAGATGATGTCATCATGGGGAATGTGTTAAGCGGGGGTGGAAACATTGCCAGGTTAACTGCTCTGGAAACTGGTCTCTCGATTCATCTTCCGGGACTGACTGTCGACCGTCAATGCGGCTCGGGAATAAATGCTGTCAACTTGGCTGCACAAGCGATCCGGGCAGGCGAAGGCGATGTCTATATCGCCGGTGGGGTCGAGAGCATGAGCAGGGCGCCATACTTGATGGATCGTTCGGAAAAAGCGTACAGTGCAAAGCCACCGCAGTTCAGAAAGTCCCGGTTGTCCCCAAAAGAGATTGGCGATCCCCCGATGGGAATCACGGCTGAAAACCTAGCGGAAAAATATGAGGTTAGCAGGGAAGAACAAGATGCATTCGCTCTGCAGAGCCAAAAAAATATGGCCAGAGCCGTTGAAGAGGGCCGTTTCAATGAGCAAATTGCGCCTATTTACATTCCCGTCAGAAAAGGTGACGATATCAAATTTAGATTGGATGAACATCCACGACCGCAAATAACGAAAGAAGGGCTAGCCAAATTATCACCTGCGTTTTTAGAAGGCGGGTCCGTGACTGCAGGCAATAGTTCAGGATTGAATGATGCCGCATCAGCCCTGGTCATAATGTCGAGGGAAAAAGCGGCGGAATTGGGGATTAAGCCTTTAGCGACGATCAGGGCCCAGGCCGTTGCAGGGGTAGATCCAAATTATATGGGCATAGGACCTGTTCCCGCTATAAGAAAGGTAATGGAGAAATCAGGTCTTTCTGTAAATGAAATGGACATCATTGAAATTAATGAAGCCTTCGCAGCCCAAGTCATTGCTTGTAATAGGGAGCTTGATATGAATCCCGCAAGAGTGAATGTGAACGGGGGAGCCATTGCACATGGACACCCACTAGGTGCGACGGGTGCCATCCTCATTACGAAAGCGGTTTATGAATTGAAGCGTTCTGCCGGAAGATTTGCTCTTATTACAGCTTGCATTGGAGGCGGACAGGGAATTGCTACGATAATTGAACGCGAGGCCTGA
- a CDS encoding MFS transporter: MRWVVLILLFFGAVINFADKSIVGLAAVPIMKEFDLSYAEWGLVGSSYYWLYPVTGIFGAAWADRLGAKKVLGFIMLTWTVLQFGVLAITALPLLILYRILLGAFEGPYSPIAYSHADKWFPPKLKGFANSVVVGGGTVGAMIVAPILVSLITIFGWKAAFAALGAASLVWFFLFQFLTKENPVEVYENVQKKKKPRLEKIKVKDFLLLLASPTALFTTLAYFSTYILVVWFSVWLPIYLVEAIKMTPGQMGTSVAIIGVVSVCIYMGVSMVSDHLFKKNQNWRSSRVFVVAGAMILGALFFSSIMVFHNPIWVIVAMCLAKGLTYAILPIGPTIMINEMQERGGLMTSILTSSGNIAGIIAPLLTGYIISLAGGNQLLGYNLSILFMAILVLAFGILFAIFVKPAKLKGNHKNKSSDDFDLKSS; this comes from the coding sequence ATGCGTTGGGTTGTTCTCATTCTATTATTCTTTGGGGCCGTCATCAATTTTGCAGATAAATCTATCGTAGGTCTTGCAGCGGTTCCTATCATGAAGGAATTCGATCTTTCCTATGCGGAGTGGGGCCTTGTTGGAAGCAGTTATTATTGGCTCTACCCAGTAACAGGTATTTTTGGGGCAGCATGGGCTGATCGGCTGGGGGCTAAAAAAGTGCTTGGGTTCATCATGCTGACATGGACTGTTTTGCAATTCGGCGTTTTAGCCATTACCGCTCTTCCATTATTAATTCTATACAGAATTTTACTGGGCGCATTCGAAGGGCCTTATAGCCCAATTGCTTACAGTCATGCCGATAAGTGGTTTCCGCCGAAACTGAAAGGCTTTGCCAATTCGGTAGTGGTTGGCGGAGGAACCGTTGGTGCGATGATTGTGGCACCGATCCTCGTTTCCTTAATAACGATATTCGGCTGGAAGGCTGCCTTTGCCGCTCTTGGTGCAGCAAGCCTTGTTTGGTTCTTCCTCTTTCAATTTTTAACAAAGGAAAATCCAGTTGAAGTATATGAAAACGTACAAAAGAAAAAGAAACCAAGACTAGAAAAAATAAAAGTGAAAGACTTTTTGTTGCTACTGGCTTCACCTACTGCTTTGTTTACTACACTCGCTTATTTTTCAACGTATATTTTAGTTGTTTGGTTTTCTGTTTGGCTCCCGATTTATTTAGTGGAGGCCATAAAAATGACTCCCGGTCAGATGGGAACCAGCGTTGCGATAATTGGAGTCGTTTCCGTATGTATTTATATGGGTGTATCGATGGTGTCTGATCATTTATTCAAGAAGAATCAGAATTGGCGGTCATCGAGGGTATTTGTCGTCGCGGGCGCTATGATTCTTGGTGCATTGTTCTTTTCCTCAATCATGGTGTTTCATAATCCAATCTGGGTGATAGTCGCCATGTGTTTAGCAAAGGGCCTTACATATGCCATTTTACCGATAGGACCTACGATCATGATCAATGAAATGCAAGAGCGGGGGGGATTGATGACAAGCATCTTAACATCTTCAGGGAATATAGCAGGCATTATTGCACCTCTGTTAACTGGCTATATCATAAGTTTAGCTGGAGGAAATCAACTATTGGGTTATAACTTATCGATATTGTTCATGGCCATCCTTGTCCTGGCTTTTGGCATCCTGTTTGCGATATTCGTAAAACCTGCCAAATTAAAAGGGAATCATAAAAATAAAAGTTCGGATGACTTTGATCTTAAGTCCTCATAA
- a CDS encoding long-chain-fatty-acid--CoA ligase, translating into MRKTIIKPWEQWYVERMKSMKLPEISVYSLLDVTASKFPHHTAIIYEDQSMDYKNLKMQVDKLAGKWREMGFVKGERIGLMMANHPYFIISYYAAQALGLLVVQINPMYKPRELLQILIDSDTKNIVFDQTAANTIEETKVIYEFDVCIDTENDQNGSASLQTMIETGEAIMKPEMISPHDDTAVIQYTGGTTGKMKGVMLTHHNLTSNVVQSFEMYGDSLRPGEEIVLAATPLYHVYAMTSAMNLGIYIGAAILLFPKFELQDVLAKIKEYRPTFFPGVPKMYNAFVNHPGIENYGLNCLKSCSCGSAPLPVEVIKRFEELTGAKIGEGFGLSEASPSTHRNPPFGKRKIGSIGIPFPGTDCMIIDDENNEVPNTCVGELLIKGPQIMKGYWNNEAETQKALQNDWLYTGDLAVMDDEGYFYIVGRKKEMIIVGGFNIYPQEVEGVLYEHPAIKEAAVVGIPHKEKGEIVKAFIVPKESASVDLEEIEGYCYSQLTPYKVPKVFELRKELPRNTVGKLLKRLLVKEELEKE; encoded by the coding sequence GTGCGAAAAACGATAATTAAACCATGGGAGCAGTGGTATGTTGAAAGAATGAAATCTATGAAGCTACCGGAAATATCCGTCTATTCACTGCTTGATGTAACAGCAAGTAAGTTTCCACACCATACAGCCATCATTTATGAAGACCAGTCCATGGATTATAAGAATCTAAAAATGCAGGTAGACAAACTTGCAGGTAAATGGAGAGAAATGGGCTTTGTTAAAGGTGAACGGATTGGTCTGATGATGGCCAACCACCCTTATTTCATAATCAGTTATTACGCTGCCCAGGCACTAGGTCTGTTAGTTGTACAAATTAATCCCATGTATAAACCACGGGAACTATTGCAAATTTTAATAGACTCGGATACCAAGAATATTGTATTTGACCAAACGGCCGCAAATACAATCGAAGAAACGAAAGTGATATATGAATTTGATGTTTGCATTGACACGGAAAATGATCAAAATGGTTCTGCTTCCCTTCAAACAATGATTGAAACCGGGGAGGCCATTATGAAGCCCGAAATGATAAGCCCGCATGACGATACTGCAGTCATCCAATATACTGGCGGCACCACTGGGAAGATGAAGGGTGTCATGCTTACTCACCATAATTTAACCTCTAATGTCGTGCAGAGTTTTGAAATGTATGGAGATTCCCTGAGACCTGGCGAAGAAATCGTTTTGGCAGCTACGCCTCTTTACCATGTTTATGCCATGACAAGTGCTATGAATCTAGGTATCTATATTGGAGCTGCCATCCTCTTATTTCCTAAATTCGAACTTCAAGATGTACTTGCAAAAATAAAAGAGTATCGTCCGACTTTCTTTCCAGGAGTTCCAAAGATGTATAATGCATTCGTCAATCATCCAGGAATTGAAAACTATGGACTGAATTGTTTAAAAAGTTGTTCTTGTGGATCGGCGCCCCTGCCGGTTGAAGTAATTAAGCGATTTGAGGAGCTGACCGGTGCCAAAATCGGAGAGGGTTTCGGTTTGTCGGAGGCTTCACCTTCCACTCATCGTAATCCGCCTTTCGGAAAAAGGAAAATAGGAAGCATTGGCATCCCTTTTCCTGGTACGGACTGTATGATCATTGACGATGAAAATAATGAAGTGCCTAACACATGCGTCGGGGAGTTGCTCATAAAAGGCCCCCAAATCATGAAGGGTTATTGGAATAACGAAGCCGAAACCCAAAAGGCATTACAGAATGACTGGCTATATACTGGCGATCTTGCTGTGATGGATGACGAAGGATATTTCTATATAGTCGGGAGAAAAAAAGAAATGATCATCGTCGGCGGATTTAATATTTACCCTCAGGAGGTAGAAGGAGTTCTGTATGAACATCCTGCAATTAAAGAGGCAGCTGTGGTGGGCATCCCCCATAAAGAAAAAGGCGAAATTGTGAAAGCGTTCATCGTACCTAAAGAAAGCGCTTCCGTGGATCTTGAAGAAATAGAAGGATATTGTTATTCCCAATTGACGCCTTATAAGGTACCAAAAGTATTTGAATTGAGAAAAGAACTTCCGCGAAATACAGTGGGTAAACTATTAAAAAGATTGTTAGTTAAAGAAGAATTGGAAAAGGAATGA
- a CDS encoding GntR family transcriptional regulator, protein MNNQKTPQTPDSNVKRLDQSDLALAVGSFLSNLDVNGESRLPQRAYLAVRHAIRHLQLPPGQTVLEREMAEILGMSRTPVRESLVRLETEGWVRLIPRRGFIVAPLVADDLQQIYEVVEALDGVAGRLATGRATHQELNQLEHLIEEQEKALELNDLLSWTELDDQFHNYIVDLAQNPRLRGIVDSQSDQLYRARLYTIGLRPKPTRSVTEHKAILAVMRAGEPEAVRTMLQSHRYRARNEILEALQSMPPLPEETGNKETFP, encoded by the coding sequence ATGAATAATCAAAAAACACCTCAAACACCTGATTCTAATGTTAAAAGACTAGATCAGTCTGACCTTGCTCTAGCTGTTGGTTCATTTTTATCTAATTTAGATGTAAATGGAGAGTCACGATTGCCACAACGTGCTTATCTAGCTGTTCGACATGCGATTCGCCACCTTCAATTGCCGCCTGGACAGACTGTGCTAGAGAGGGAAATGGCAGAAATCCTGGGCATGAGCAGGACACCTGTACGTGAATCACTTGTCCGTTTGGAAACGGAAGGATGGGTACGGCTCATACCGCGTCGTGGTTTTATTGTTGCACCACTTGTAGCAGATGATCTTCAACAGATTTATGAAGTGGTGGAAGCGCTCGATGGTGTTGCAGGCAGACTCGCTACCGGTCGTGCTACTCACCAAGAGTTAAACCAACTTGAGCATCTGATTGAAGAACAAGAAAAGGCACTAGAACTAAACGATCTACTTTCATGGACAGAACTTGATGATCAATTTCATAATTATATTGTTGATTTAGCCCAAAACCCACGCCTCAGAGGGATTGTTGACAGTCAGTCTGACCAACTCTATCGCGCACGCTTATACACAATTGGGCTTCGACCAAAGCCAACACGATCAGTGACTGAACATAAGGCGATTTTAGCAGTCATGCGAGCAGGCGAGCCTGAAGCTGTACGAACTATGTTGCAGTCTCATCGCTATAGAGCGCGCAACGAAATTCTAGAGGCTCTTCAATCTATGCCTCCATTACCGGAAGAAACGGGAAATAAGGAGACTTTTCCCTGA
- a CDS encoding fumarylacetoacetate hydrolase family protein, with translation MQVLQKTQTIVRYQQHNGKVYYGIVEDGEILQLSSDFVEVVNNELKYDGSRVKYSDVKILEPVVPSKVVNFGWTYVEHAKETGGKANLKEPFLFLKPTSSVIPDQGEIILPSSDLTKQVEMEGEVALVIGKRGKNIKEEEALDYVFGCTIFNDVTARDLTKTDPQFTRGKGFDTFGPLGPCIVKGIDPTNLRIVTTLNGKVVQEGNTNQMSLSIPFLISWISQVMTLEPGDVLATGSPSGSCPMKSGDMVVVEVEQIGKLCNFVK, from the coding sequence ATGCAGGTACTACAAAAAACACAAACGATAGTTCGCTATCAGCAACATAACGGAAAAGTATATTACGGAATTGTTGAAGATGGGGAAATTCTACAATTGTCTAGTGATTTTGTTGAAGTTGTAAACAATGAACTAAAATATGATGGATCAAGAGTTAAATATAGTGATGTGAAAATTTTGGAGCCAGTAGTACCCTCAAAAGTCGTTAATTTTGGATGGACATATGTTGAACACGCAAAAGAGACTGGGGGGAAGGCAAATCTGAAAGAACCGTTCTTGTTTTTAAAACCTACATCTTCGGTGATTCCAGATCAGGGAGAAATCATTCTTCCCTCTAGTGATTTAACCAAGCAGGTGGAGATGGAGGGGGAAGTGGCACTCGTTATTGGTAAACGCGGCAAAAATATAAAAGAAGAAGAAGCATTGGATTATGTTTTTGGCTGTACTATATTTAATGATGTGACTGCAAGAGATCTTACAAAAACTGATCCCCAATTTACGCGCGGTAAAGGTTTTGATACCTTTGGCCCGTTGGGTCCGTGTATTGTAAAAGGAATAGATCCAACTAATTTACGAATCGTTACAACATTAAACGGCAAAGTTGTACAAGAGGGTAATACTAATCAGATGTCACTTTCAATTCCTTTCCTTATCAGTTGGATTTCACAGGTTATGACACTAGAGCCGGGTGATGTTTTGGCTACTGGTTCGCCTTCTGGAAGTTGCCCAATGAAGTCGGGAGATATGGTAGTTGTTGAAGTAGAGCAGATTGGTAAGCTTTGTAACTTTGTAAAATAG
- the ttdB gene encoding L(+)-tartrate dehydratase subunit beta, with protein sequence MSKKVLTTPIKDEDLKEIRIGDIIYLTGTLVTCRDVAHRRLIEEKIPLPVDLKGKAIFHAGPIVRDLGNENYEIVSIGPTTSMRMEKFEKEFIEETGVKLIVGKGGMGKNTEEGCKNHKALHLVYPAGNAVYAATKVEQIREVHWKDLGMPESLWVCEVNEFGPLIVSIDTEGNNIFEENKVEFNKKKEEQYELISKQVRFIK encoded by the coding sequence ATGAGTAAAAAAGTATTAACCACCCCTATAAAAGATGAGGATCTTAAGGAAATAAGAATTGGAGACATTATCTACCTAACAGGTACACTGGTTACTTGCAGAGATGTTGCCCACAGGAGACTCATAGAAGAGAAGATTCCTTTACCTGTAGATCTTAAGGGGAAAGCTATATTTCACGCAGGTCCCATTGTTAGAGACCTTGGAAATGAAAATTACGAGATTGTTTCTATTGGTCCAACAACGAGTATGAGAATGGAGAAATTTGAAAAGGAATTTATCGAAGAAACAGGTGTTAAACTTATTGTTGGAAAAGGTGGAATGGGGAAGAACACTGAAGAAGGATGCAAGAATCATAAAGCACTGCATCTCGTCTATCCAGCCGGAAATGCTGTTTATGCAGCAACAAAGGTTGAACAAATTAGAGAAGTACACTGGAAAGACCTTGGAATGCCAGAATCTCTTTGGGTATGTGAAGTGAATGAGTTCGGTCCTCTTATTGTTTCCATTGATACAGAAGGAAATAACATCTTTGAAGAAAATAAGGTGGAGTTCAATAAAAAGAAGGAAGAACAATATGAGTTGATCAGTAAGCAAGTAAGATTCATCAAGTAA
- the ttdA gene encoding L(+)-tartrate dehydratase subunit alpha, with product MSVIMEKLQKKEKMTDLMARFVSLVSYKLPDDVENKLKELSEEEDNKLAKIIYKTMFDNQKLAYELKRPSCQDTGVLQFFVKCGQNFPLIGQLDSILRDSVYKSTQETPLRHNSVETFDEYNTGKNIGDGSPSIFWEIAEDSDKVEIYTYMAGGGCTLPGVATVLMPGEGYEGVVKFVLDRMTSYGINACPPLLVGVGVGTSVETAAMNSKKALMRPVGSRNENENAAKMEKLLEDGINAIGLGPQGLKGSKSVMGVNVVNTARHPSTIGVAVNTGCWSHRRGKITFDSNLNYEISTHEGVTL from the coding sequence ATGAGCGTTATTATGGAAAAGTTACAGAAAAAAGAAAAGATGACTGATTTGATGGCAAGGTTTGTCTCCCTTGTCAGCTACAAACTTCCTGATGATGTGGAAAATAAACTGAAAGAACTAAGTGAAGAGGAAGATAATAAGCTTGCAAAAATCATTTACAAAACGATGTTTGATAATCAGAAGCTGGCTTATGAGTTAAAGAGACCTTCATGTCAGGATACAGGTGTTCTCCAGTTTTTTGTTAAGTGCGGACAGAACTTCCCCCTGATTGGACAGTTAGATAGTATTCTGAGGGATAGTGTGTATAAGTCAACTCAAGAAACTCCATTACGACACAATTCTGTAGAAACATTTGATGAGTACAATACAGGAAAGAACATCGGTGACGGTTCACCAAGCATCTTCTGGGAAATTGCAGAAGACAGTGATAAAGTGGAAATCTATACTTATATGGCAGGAGGAGGTTGTACCCTTCCTGGAGTGGCGACGGTTCTAATGCCGGGTGAAGGCTATGAAGGTGTGGTAAAGTTTGTACTCGATCGGATGACTAGTTATGGAATTAATGCCTGTCCTCCACTTCTTGTTGGTGTAGGCGTCGGTACTTCTGTAGAAACAGCAGCTATGAACTCTAAAAAAGCTCTTATGAGACCTGTTGGAAGTCGTAATGAAAATGAAAATGCTGCTAAGATGGAAAAGCTTCTTGAAGATGGAATTAACGCTATTGGCCTTGGTCCTCAGGGACTTAAGGGATCTAAATCTGTCATGGGTGTAAATGTTGTGAATACGGCAAGACATCCTTCTACTATTGGAGTTGCAGTTAATACAGGGTGCTGGTCCCATAGAAGAGGAAAGATCACCTTTGACAGCAATTTGAACTATGAAATTAGTACTCACGAGGGGGTAACACTATGA